The following are encoded together in the Streptomyces flavofungini genome:
- the dapA gene encoding 4-hydroxy-tetrahydrodipicolinate synthase — MAPTSTPQTPFGRVLTAMVTPFTADGALDLDGARQLAAHLVDAGNDGLIVNGTTGESPTTSDAEKAELVRAVVDAVGDRAHIVAGVGTNDTRHSIELARAAESAGAHGLLTVTPYYNKPPQEGLFRHFTAIADATELPVMLYDIPGRSGVPINTETIVRLAEHPRIVANKDAKGDLGRASWAIARSGLAWYSGDDMLNLPLLSVGACGFVSVVSHVVTPELRAMIDAHTSGDVQKATEIHQKLLPVFTGMFRTQGVITTKAALALQGRPGGPLRLPLVELSPEETAQLKIDLAAGGVQL, encoded by the coding sequence ATGGCTCCGACCTCCACTCCGCAGACCCCCTTCGGGCGGGTCCTCACCGCCATGGTCACGCCCTTCACGGCGGACGGCGCACTCGACCTCGACGGCGCGCGCCAGCTCGCCGCCCACCTGGTGGACGCAGGCAACGACGGCCTGATCGTCAACGGCACCACGGGCGAGTCCCCGACCACCAGCGACGCGGAGAAAGCAGAGCTGGTACGAGCGGTGGTGGACGCCGTCGGAGACCGCGCCCACATCGTCGCCGGCGTCGGCACGAACGACACCCGGCACAGCATCGAGCTCGCCCGCGCCGCCGAGAGCGCCGGCGCACACGGCCTGCTCACCGTCACGCCGTACTACAACAAGCCCCCGCAGGAGGGCCTCTTCCGGCACTTCACCGCGATCGCCGACGCCACCGAGCTGCCGGTGATGCTGTACGACATCCCGGGCCGAAGCGGCGTACCGATCAACACCGAAACGATCGTGCGCCTCGCCGAGCACCCGCGTATCGTCGCCAACAAGGACGCCAAGGGTGACCTCGGCCGCGCCAGCTGGGCCATCGCCCGCTCCGGCCTCGCCTGGTACTCCGGCGACGACATGCTCAACCTCCCGCTGCTCTCGGTCGGCGCCTGCGGCTTCGTCTCCGTCGTCAGCCATGTCGTCACGCCGGAGCTGCGCGCCATGATCGACGCACACACCAGCGGCGACGTCCAGAAGGCGACCGAGATCCACCAGAAGCTGCTCCCGGTCTTCACGGGCATGTTCCGTACGCAGGGTGTGATCACCACCAAGGCGGCGCTCGCCCTGCAGGGCCGCCCCGGCGGGCCGCTGCGACTGCCGCTGGTCGAGCTCTCGCCCGAGGAGACGGCCCAGCTCAAGATCGATCTTGCCGCCGGTGGGGTACAGCTTTAA
- a CDS encoding PH domain-containing protein: MPLPFLTADRAFDEAAHDAALPFDDRDRWRRPYRPGPWRVGAAAVLLLLASYVLVAAVIIAAAGALSGAAICVGLAVLIIAAALRLLRMGTWVSAQGLRRVGFLSTQTVPWAQVASVRTAQQPVRWLGLPRTVQGQALVLVRRDRAAGELRLLLTDRNADFLARRAAFDRAADTVEVWADEYRRTA; the protein is encoded by the coding sequence GTGCCCCTGCCTTTCCTGACCGCGGACCGCGCTTTCGACGAGGCCGCGCACGACGCGGCGCTCCCCTTCGACGACCGCGACCGCTGGCGCCGTCCTTACCGCCCGGGCCCCTGGCGCGTGGGCGCCGCGGCCGTGCTGCTGCTGCTCGCCTCGTACGTCCTCGTGGCCGCCGTGATCATCGCCGCCGCCGGTGCCCTTTCGGGCGCCGCGATCTGCGTGGGCCTCGCCGTCCTCATCATCGCCGCCGCCCTGCGGCTCCTGCGCATGGGCACCTGGGTGAGCGCGCAGGGGCTGCGCCGGGTGGGCTTCCTCAGCACCCAGACGGTGCCGTGGGCCCAGGTGGCCTCGGTGCGCACGGCGCAGCAGCCAGTGCGGTGGCTCGGGCTGCCGCGCACGGTGCAGGGGCAGGCCCTCGTCCTCGTACGGCGGGACCGGGCGGCCGGTGAGCTGCGGCTGCTCCTGACCGACCGGAACGCCGACTTCCTGGCCCGGCGCGCGGCCTTCGACCGGGCCGCCGACACGGTCGAGGTGTGGGCCGACGAGTACCGGCGGACCGCCTAG
- a CDS encoding tetratricopeptide repeat protein — translation MRAKITYAVTAAVLVVYFVLVGSRGVLLIKHGTVLTVTFGVAVLILPVIGVWFLWQNTRFVQRANRLAAELEAEGGLPVDELKRTPSGRIDRDSADEVFARRKAETEDTPDDWRCWFRLAVAYHDARDTPRARKAMQRAIALREGRPVSA, via the coding sequence ATGCGAGCAAAGATCACTTACGCCGTCACGGCAGCCGTCCTGGTCGTCTACTTCGTCCTGGTCGGCAGCCGCGGCGTGCTCCTGATAAAGCACGGCACCGTCCTCACCGTCACCTTCGGTGTCGCGGTGCTGATCCTGCCGGTCATCGGCGTCTGGTTCCTCTGGCAGAACACGCGCTTCGTGCAGCGCGCGAACCGCCTGGCCGCCGAGCTGGAGGCCGAAGGCGGGCTGCCCGTCGACGAGTTGAAGCGGACGCCGAGCGGCCGCATCGACCGGGACTCGGCCGACGAGGTCTTCGCCCGGCGCAAGGCCGAGACGGAGGACACCCCCGACGACTGGCGCTGCTGGTTCCGCCTCGCCGTCGCCTACCACGACGCCCGCGACACGCCTCGCGCACGCAAGGCCATGCAGCGGGCGATCGCCCTGCGCGAGGGCAGGCCGGTCAGCGCTTAG
- the dapB gene encoding 4-hydroxy-tetrahydrodipicolinate reductase — MSKLRVAVIGAKGRIGSEAVRAVEAAEDMDLVAALGRGDRLDTLVETGAQVAVELTTPASVMGNLDFCVRHGIHAVVGTTGWTDERLAQLRTSLAASPETGVLIAPNFSIGAVLTMKFAQIAAPYFESVEVVELHHPNKVDAPSGTATRTAQLIAAAREQAGSAPQPDATATALDGARGANVDGVPVHAVRLRGLLAHQEVLLGAEGETLTVRHDSLHHSSFMPGILLGARRVVATPGLTFGLEHFLDLN; from the coding sequence ATGAGCAAGCTGCGCGTGGCGGTCATCGGCGCCAAGGGCCGGATCGGCTCCGAGGCCGTGCGGGCCGTCGAGGCCGCCGAGGACATGGATCTCGTCGCCGCCCTCGGACGCGGTGACCGCCTGGACACCCTGGTCGAGACCGGTGCCCAGGTCGCGGTGGAGCTGACCACCCCGGCCTCGGTGATGGGCAACCTCGACTTCTGCGTACGGCACGGCATCCACGCCGTCGTCGGTACGACGGGCTGGACCGACGAGCGCCTCGCGCAGCTGCGGACGTCCCTGGCCGCGTCCCCGGAGACGGGCGTCCTCATCGCCCCGAACTTCTCCATCGGCGCCGTCCTGACCATGAAGTTCGCGCAGATCGCCGCGCCGTACTTCGAGTCGGTCGAGGTCGTCGAGCTGCACCACCCGAACAAGGTCGACGCCCCCAGCGGCACCGCCACGCGCACCGCCCAGCTCATCGCCGCCGCCCGCGAGCAGGCGGGCAGCGCCCCGCAGCCGGACGCGACGGCGACGGCGCTCGACGGGGCCCGGGGCGCGAATGTCGACGGCGTGCCCGTGCACGCCGTGCGCCTGCGCGGCCTCCTGGCCCACCAGGAGGTGCTGCTCGGCGCCGAGGGGGAGACCCTGACGGTCCGCCACGACTCGCTGCACCACAGCAGCTTCATGCCGGGCATCCTGCTCGGCGCCCGCCGGGTCGTGGCCACACCGGGCCTGACCTTCGGCCTGGAACACTTCCTGGACCTGAACTGA
- a CDS encoding M16 family metallopeptidase has protein sequence MTSRSTTTTARTSSEVRAVARTQTLIKGENGIGTVRKTTLPGGLRIVTETLPSVRSATFGIWAHVGSRDETPSLNGATHYLEHLLFKGTRRRSALDISSAIDAVGGEMNAFTAKEYTCYYARVLDTDLPLAIDVVCDMLTGSLIEQEDVDAERGVILEEIAMTEDDPGDCVHDLFAHTMLGDTPLGRPVLGTVDTINALTADRIRRFYKKHYDPTHLVVAAAGNVDHQKVVRQVRAAFEKAGALHRTDATPLAPRDGSRRLTTSGRVELIDRKTEQAHVILGMPGLARTDERRWALGVLNTALGGGMSSRLFQEVREKRGLAYSVYSYTSGFADTGLFGVYAGCRPSQVHDVLKICRDELDQVAQHGLTDDEIARAIGQLAGSTVLGLEDTGALMNRIGKSELCWGEQMSVDDMLAKITAVTPDEVREVARDVLGRRPSLSAIGPLRGKQAERLHEAVA, from the coding sequence GTGACGTCGCGTAGCACCACGACGACGGCCCGCACCTCCTCGGAGGTGCGGGCCGTCGCCCGTACCCAAACCTTGATCAAGGGCGAGAACGGCATCGGCACGGTCCGCAAGACCACCCTCCCCGGTGGCCTGCGCATCGTCACCGAGACCCTGCCGTCCGTCCGCTCGGCCACCTTCGGCATCTGGGCGCACGTGGGGTCACGGGACGAGACGCCGTCCCTGAACGGCGCCACGCACTACCTGGAGCACCTGCTCTTCAAGGGCACCAGGAGGCGCAGCGCCCTGGACATCTCCTCGGCGATCGACGCGGTCGGCGGTGAGATGAACGCCTTCACGGCCAAGGAGTACACGTGCTACTACGCGCGCGTGCTCGACACCGACCTGCCGCTGGCCATCGACGTCGTCTGCGACATGCTGACCGGCTCCCTCATCGAGCAGGAGGACGTCGACGCCGAGCGCGGCGTCATCCTCGAAGAGATCGCGATGACGGAGGACGACCCGGGCGACTGCGTGCACGACCTGTTCGCGCACACCATGCTCGGCGACACCCCCCTCGGCCGCCCCGTCCTCGGCACCGTCGACACGATCAACGCCCTGACGGCCGACCGCATCCGCCGCTTCTACAAGAAGCACTACGACCCGACGCACCTGGTCGTCGCGGCCGCGGGCAACGTCGACCACCAGAAGGTCGTCCGCCAGGTCCGCGCCGCCTTCGAGAAGGCCGGCGCGCTGCACCGCACGGACGCCACGCCCCTCGCACCCCGCGACGGCTCGCGCCGCCTGACCACGTCAGGGCGCGTCGAGCTGATCGACCGCAAGACCGAGCAGGCCCACGTCATCCTCGGCATGCCGGGCCTGGCCCGCACCGACGAGCGCCGCTGGGCCCTCGGCGTCCTGAACACGGCGCTCGGCGGCGGCATGTCGTCGCGCCTGTTCCAGGAGGTCCGCGAGAAGCGCGGCCTGGCCTACAGCGTGTACTCGTACACCTCGGGCTTCGCCGACACCGGCCTCTTCGGCGTGTACGCGGGCTGCCGCCCCAGCCAGGTGCACGACGTCCTGAAGATCTGCCGCGACGAGCTGGACCAGGTCGCGCAGCACGGTCTCACGGACGACGAGATCGCCCGTGCCATCGGCCAGCTCGCGGGCTCCACCGTCCTCGGCCTCGAGGACACCGGCGCGCTGATGAACCGTATCGGCAAGAGCGAGCTGTGCTGGGGCGAGCAGATGTCGGTCGACGACATGCTCGCGAAGATCACCGCGGTCACCCCCGACGAGGTGCGCGAGGTGGCCAGGGACGTCCTGGGCCGGCGCCCCTCGCTGTCGGCGATAGGCCCGCTCCGTGGCAAGCAGGCGGAGCGCCTGCACGAAGCGGTCGCGTAG
- a CDS encoding polyribonucleotide nucleotidyltransferase gives MENETHYAEAVIDNGTFGTRTIRFETGRLAKQAAGSAVAYLDDDTMVLSATTASKKPKDQLDFFPLTVDVEERQYAAGKIPGSFFRREGRPSEDAVLTCRLIDRPLRPSFKKGLRNEIQIVETVMALNPDHLYDVVAINAASCSTQLAGLPFSGPIGGTRVALIKGQWVAFPTHTELEDAVFDMVVAGRVLEDGDVAIMMVEAEATEKTIQLVKDGAEAPTEEVVAAGLEAAKPFIKVLCKAQSDLAAKAAKPTGDFPVFLDYQDDVLEALTAAVSSELAQALTIAGKQEREAELDRVKEIAAEKLLPQFEGREKEISGAYRALTKKLVRERIIKDKVRIDGRGVTDIRTLAAEVEAIPRVHGSALFERGETQILGVTTLNMLRMEQQLDTLSPVTRKRYMHNYNFPPYSVGETGRVGSPKRREIGHGALAERAIVPVLPTREEFPYAIRQVSEALGSNGSTSMGSVCASTMSLLNAGVPLKAAVAGIAMGLISQEIDGDTHYVALTDILGAEDAFGDMDFKVAGTKEFVTALQLDTKLDGIPASVLAAALKQARDARLHILDVMMEAIDVPDEMSPNAPRIITVKIPVDKIGEVIGPKGKMINQIQEDTGADITIEDDGTIYIGAADGPAAEAARATINGIANPTMPEVGERYLGTVVKTTTFGAFVSLLPGKDGLLHISQIRKLAGGKRVENVEDVLGVGQKVQVEIAEIDSRGKLSLIPVIEGEEGDEAKSDSGSDK, from the coding sequence GTGGAGAACGAGACCCACTACGCCGAGGCCGTCATCGACAACGGCACCTTCGGCACCCGCACCATCCGCTTCGAGACGGGCCGCCTCGCCAAGCAGGCCGCCGGCTCCGCCGTGGCGTACCTGGACGACGACACCATGGTGCTGTCGGCCACCACCGCTTCCAAGAAGCCCAAGGACCAGCTCGACTTCTTCCCCCTCACGGTGGACGTCGAGGAGCGGCAGTACGCCGCCGGCAAGATCCCCGGCTCCTTCTTCCGCCGCGAGGGCCGCCCCTCCGAGGACGCGGTCCTGACCTGCCGCCTGATCGACCGCCCGCTGCGTCCTTCCTTCAAGAAGGGCCTGCGCAACGAGATCCAGATCGTCGAGACGGTCATGGCGCTCAACCCCGACCACCTGTACGACGTGGTCGCGATCAACGCCGCCTCCTGCTCCACGCAGCTGGCGGGCCTGCCCTTCTCGGGCCCGATCGGCGGCACGCGCGTGGCCCTCATCAAGGGCCAGTGGGTCGCCTTCCCGACGCACACCGAGCTCGAGGACGCCGTCTTCGACATGGTCGTCGCCGGTCGCGTCCTCGAGGACGGCGACGTCGCGATCATGATGGTCGAGGCCGAGGCCACCGAGAAGACCATCCAGCTCGTGAAGGACGGTGCCGAGGCCCCGACCGAGGAGGTCGTCGCCGCCGGTCTGGAAGCCGCGAAGCCCTTCATCAAGGTCCTCTGCAAGGCCCAGTCGGACCTCGCCGCCAAGGCCGCCAAGCCCACCGGCGACTTCCCGGTCTTCCTGGACTACCAGGACGACGTGCTGGAGGCCCTGACCGCCGCGGTCTCGTCCGAGCTCGCCCAGGCGCTCACCATCGCCGGCAAGCAGGAGCGCGAGGCCGAGCTCGACCGCGTCAAGGAGATCGCCGCCGAGAAGCTGCTCCCGCAGTTCGAGGGCCGCGAGAAGGAGATCTCCGGTGCCTACCGCGCGCTGACCAAGAAGCTGGTCCGCGAGCGCATCATCAAGGACAAGGTCCGCATCGACGGCCGCGGCGTCACGGACATCCGTACGCTCGCCGCCGAGGTCGAGGCCATCCCGCGCGTGCACGGCTCGGCGCTGTTCGAGCGTGGCGAGACCCAGATCCTGGGCGTCACCACCCTCAACATGCTCCGCATGGAGCAGCAGCTGGACACCCTCTCCCCGGTGACCCGCAAGCGCTACATGCACAACTACAACTTCCCGCCCTACTCCGTCGGTGAGACCGGCCGCGTCGGTTCCCCGAAGCGCCGCGAGATCGGCCACGGCGCGCTCGCCGAGCGCGCCATCGTGCCGGTGCTGCCGACGCGCGAGGAGTTCCCGTACGCGATCCGCCAGGTGTCCGAGGCCCTCGGCTCCAACGGCTCGACGTCCATGGGCTCGGTCTGCGCCTCCACCATGTCGCTGCTGAACGCCGGTGTGCCGCTGAAGGCCGCCGTCGCCGGCATCGCGATGGGCCTGATCTCCCAGGAGATCGACGGCGACACGCACTACGTCGCCCTCACCGACATCCTCGGTGCGGAGGACGCCTTCGGCGACATGGACTTCAAGGTCGCCGGCACCAAGGAGTTCGTGACCGCCCTCCAGCTCGACACCAAGCTGGACGGCATCCCGGCCTCCGTCCTGGCCGCCGCCCTGAAGCAGGCCCGCGACGCCCGCCTGCACATCCTCGACGTGATGATGGAAGCGATCGACGTTCCGGACGAGATGTCCCCGAACGCCCCGCGGATCATCACCGTCAAGATCCCGGTGGACAAGATCGGTGAGGTCATCGGCCCGAAGGGCAAGATGATCAACCAGATCCAGGAGGACACCGGCGCCGACATCACGATCGAGGACGACGGCACGATCTACATCGGTGCCGCCGACGGCCCGGCCGCCGAGGCCGCCCGCGCCACGATCAACGGCATCGCCAACCCGACCATGCCGGAGGTCGGCGAGCGCTACCTGGGCACGGTCGTCAAGACGACCACCTTCGGCGCGTTCGTCTCGCTGCTCCCGGGCAAGGACGGTCTGCTGCACATCTCGCAGATCCGCAAGCTCGCCGGTGGCAAGCGCGTGGAGAACGTCGAGGACGTCCTCGGCGTGGGCCAGAAGGTCCAGGTCGAGATCGCCGAGATCGACTCCCGCGGCAAGCTCTCCCTCATCCCCGTCATCGAGGGCGAAGAGGGCGACGAGGCCAAGTCCGACAGCGGCTCCGACAAGTAA